In the Thermodesulfobacteriota bacterium genome, one interval contains:
- the purF gene encoding amidophosphoribosyltransferase, which yields MMPEEDIKDKFKDECGVFGIYNNPEASNLAYLGLYALQHRGQESAGIVSSDSKTLHSCRGMGLVADVFSEETLKGLPGSSAIGHVRYSTTGDSHIKNAQPFVVEYSRGAMAIAHNGNLVNARLLKDELEAYGSIFQSDMDTETIVHLIASSKENSLMKRLVYALSRIRGAYSLLIMTEQRLIAARDPNGFRPLALGKLKDAWVVASETCAFDLIEAEYVRDVEPGEIVVIDKEGMTSHRPFPPATYSPCIFEFIYFSRPDSTIFGTNVYEVRKALGRELAAEHRVEADIVIPVPDSGVPAAIGYAEASGIPFEMGLVRSHYVGRTFIEPKDAIRHFGVKIKLNAVRKLIEGKRVVVVDDSIVRGTTSRKIIKMIRGAGAKEVHMRISSPPTVAPCYYGIDTPTSGELIAASKEVEEISEYITSDTLGYLSVEGMYRAVSKAGGSFCDACFTGNYPVEVSASRKPPQLILFK from the coding sequence ATGATGCCTGAAGAAGATATAAAAGATAAGTTCAAAGATGAGTGCGGTGTTTTCGGGATATACAATAACCCCGAGGCGTCCAACCTCGCCTACCTGGGCCTCTACGCCCTCCAGCACAGGGGGCAGGAGAGCGCGGGCATAGTCTCTTCCGACAGCAAGACCCTTCATTCCTGCAGGGGCATGGGCCTTGTGGCCGACGTCTTCAGCGAGGAGACCTTGAAGGGCCTTCCCGGCTCCTCGGCCATAGGGCACGTCAGGTACTCCACCACCGGGGACAGCCACATAAAGAACGCCCAGCCCTTCGTGGTCGAGTATTCCAGGGGTGCTATGGCAATAGCCCATAACGGGAACCTGGTGAACGCGCGTCTCCTTAAGGACGAGCTCGAGGCCTACGGCAGCATCTTCCAGTCCGACATGGACACCGAGACCATAGTCCATCTCATAGCATCGAGCAAGGAAAACTCGCTCATGAAGAGGCTCGTCTACGCGCTCTCCAGGATAAGGGGAGCCTATTCGCTCCTCATCATGACGGAGCAGAGGCTCATAGCCGCAAGGGACCCTAACGGTTTCAGGCCGCTCGCGCTCGGCAAGCTCAAGGACGCCTGGGTGGTCGCCTCCGAGACCTGCGCCTTCGACCTTATCGAGGCTGAATACGTAAGGGACGTCGAGCCCGGAGAGATAGTGGTCATAGACAAGGAGGGCATGACCTCGCACAGGCCCTTTCCCCCGGCCACTTATTCGCCGTGCATATTCGAGTTCATATACTTCTCCCGGCCGGACAGCACCATCTTCGGGACGAACGTATACGAGGTGAGAAAGGCGCTCGGCAGGGAGCTCGCCGCCGAGCACCGGGTGGAGGCCGACATAGTTATACCGGTCCCGGACTCGGGCGTTCCGGCGGCCATAGGCTATGCCGAGGCATCGGGCATACCGTTCGAGATGGGGCTTGTGAGGAGCCACTACGTGGGAAGGACCTTTATCGAGCCCAAGGACGCCATCCGCCACTTCGGAGTCAAGATAAAGCTCAACGCCGTAAGGAAGCTCATAGAGGGCAAGAGGGTCGTCGTGGTGGACGACTCGATAGTGAGGGGCACCACGAGCCGTAAGATTATAAAGATGATACGCGGCGCCGGCGCAAAGGAGGTGCACATGAGGATAAGCTCCCCCCCGACCGTGGCCCCGTGCTACTACGGCATAGACACCCCGACGAGCGGGGAGCTTATCGCCGCGTCCAAGGAAGTGGAAGAGATAAGCGAGTACATCACCTCCGACACGCTCGGCTACCTGAGCGTCGAGGGCATGTACCGCGCGGTAAGTAAAGCCGGCGGGAGTTTTTGCGACGCCTGCTTCACCGGGAACTACCCGGTCGAGGTATCGGCGTCCCGGAAGCCTCCGCAGCTTATACTGTTCAAGTAA